The following coding sequences are from one Oncorhynchus clarkii lewisi isolate Uvic-CL-2024 chromosome 20, UVic_Ocla_1.0, whole genome shotgun sequence window:
- the LOC139376305 gene encoding leucine-rich repeat and immunoglobulin-like domain-containing nogo receptor-interacting protein 3 yields the protein MTTRAMIGSLGPSVWSLTPWRWVSLWGPALLLVTIISLLPGSCQACPPRCECSAQIRSVSCQRRRLTGIPEGIPTETRLLDLSRNRLRWVEMGDLAPYPHLEEVDLSENLIATLEPNAFANLQSLRVLQLRGNQLKLVPMGAFAKLGNLTTLDLSENKMVILLDYTFQDLRSLRHLEVGDNDLVYISHKAFSGLLGLEDLTIEHCNLTSISGQTLSYLRSLVTLRLRHLSIAALEDHNFRKLNNLRGLEIDNWPYLEYISPLSFQGLDLSWLSITNSNITSVPSSSFRNLIHLTHLNLSFNPITTLEPWAFRELLRLKELIMVNTGLATVEPHSLGGLRQIRVLNFSSNELQTLEEGSFHSVNSLETLRVDGNPLLCDCRLLWILQRRKTLNFDGRVPVCAGPEEVQGYSLSTFTDSALFDHFTCQKPKIRNRKLQQVTAREGQPVSFLCSAVGEPAPNIMWISPQRRIITAKSNGRITVLPGGTLEIRYAQVTDSGTYMCIASNAGGNDTYFAMLTVRGAPLDAASAFFVNRSLYGGEFFNDTNLNSTRVFLKFTLDLTTILVSTAMGCITFLGVVLFCFLLLFAWSRGRGQRKNNFTVETPFRKAEGPAATGSAGGARKFNMKMI from the exons ATGACCACCAGGGCCATGATTGGCTCCCTGGGCCCCAGTGTGTGGTCCCTGACGCCATGGCGGTGGGTGAGTCTCTGGGGGCCGGCCCTGCTGCTGGTTACCATTATATCCCTGCTGCCAGGTAGTTGCCAGGCGTGCCCCCCACGGTGCGAGTGCTCGGCCCAGATCCGGTCAGTCTCGTGCCAACGGCGGCGCCTCACCGGCATCCCAGAGGGCATCCCTACAGAAACCCGCCTCCTGGACCTCAGCCGGAACCGGCTCCGCTGGGTCGAAATGGGCGACCTGGCACCGTACCCGCACCTTGAAGAAGTGGACTTGAGTGAGAATCTCATTGCCACGCTGGAGCCCAATGCGTTCGCCAATCTGCAGAGCCTGCGGGTTTTACAGCTGAGGGGGAACCAGCTGAAGCTGGTACCCATGGGGGCCTTCGCCAAGCTGGGAAACCTGACCACGCTGGATCTGAGTGAGAACAAGATGGTGATTCTGTTGGACTACACCTTCCAGGACCTGAGGAGTCtgagacacctggaggtgggagACAACGACCTGGTCTACATTTCTCATAAG GCCTTTTCTGGTCTTCTGGGGCTGGAGGACCTGACCATCGAGCACTGCAACCTGACGTCCATCTCTGGCCAGACACTGTCCTACCTACGCAGCCTGGTCACTCTGCGATTAAGGCACCTCAGCATTGCTGCCCTAGAAGACCACAACTTCCGCAAGCTTAACAACCTGCGGGGGCTGGAGATCGATAACTGGCCATATCTGGAGTACATCTCCCCGCTCAGCTTCCAGGGTCTGGACCTGTCCTGGTTGTCCATCACTAACAGCAACATCACCTCCGTCCCCTCGTCCTCCTTCAGGAACCTGATCCACCTCACTCACCTCAACCTGTCTTTCAACCCCATCACCACTCTGGAGCCCTGGGCTTTCAGGGAGCTGCTGAGGctcaaggagctgatcatggtGAACACGGGCCTAGCTACGGTGGAGCCCCACTCCCTGGGCGGCCTCAGACAGATCCGGGTCCTCAACTTCTCCTCCAACGAACTCCAGACCCTGGAGGAGGGATCGTTCCACTCTGTcaacagtctggagacgctgcgGGTGGACGGGAACCCGCTGCTGTGTGACTGCCGTCTGTTGTGGATCCTGCAGAGACGCAAGACCCTCAACTTTGACGGCAGGGTGCCCGTGTGCGCTGGGCCGGAGGAGGTGCAGGGGTATAGCCTTAGCACCTTCACCGACTCAGCGCTCTTCGATCACTTCACATGCCAGAAGCCCAAGATACGCAACCGCAAACTTCAACAG GTGACGGCTCGTGAGGGCCAGCCAGTGAGTTTCCTCTGCAGTGCCGTGGGAGAGCCCGCCCCCAACATCATGTGGATCTCCCCTCAGCGCCGAATAATCACAGCCAAGAGCAATGGCCGCATCACTGTCCTCCCAGGAGGGACGCTAGAGATCCGCTATGCCCAGGTCACCGACAGTGGCACCTACATGTGCATCGCCAGCAACGCCGGCGGCAACGACACCTACTTTGCCATGCTCACCGTCCGGGGCGCGCCGCTGGATGCCGCGTCGGCTTTTTTCGTCAACCGCTCGCTGTACGGTGGCGAGTTCTTCAACGACACAAACCTGAACAGCACGCGCGTCTTCCTCAAGTTCACCCTGGACCTGACCACCATCCTTGTCTCCACGGCTATGGGCTGCATCACCTTCCTAGGCGTGGTGCTCTTCTGTTTCCTGTTGTTGTTCGCTTGGAGCAGGGGGCGGGGCCAGCGCAAGAACAACTTCACAGTGGAGACCCCTTTCCGGAAGGCCGAGGGGCCTGCGGCCACGGGTAGTGCCGGAGGAGCCCGGAAATTCAACATGAAGATGATATGA